A stretch of the Argentina anserina chromosome 6, drPotAnse1.1, whole genome shotgun sequence genome encodes the following:
- the LOC126799888 gene encoding mavicyanin: protein MGIKNTILLSLFFVALVAKNGLAAQHVVGGSQGWEQSTDLNSWASAQKFKVGDQLVFKYTSGLHSVVELPNESAFKNCDLGSALDSKKGGNDAVKLTKAGTRYFACGTLGHCDQGMKMKITTVAAGSNTATSPASSSSDDDDSSSSDASTTTTSTTSAASATFNSFASFVAMTAVSALVLVSVF from the exons ATGGGGATCAAAAACACAATTCTGTTGTCTTTATTTTTTGTAGCTTTGGTTGCAAAGAATGGTTTGGCAGCGCAACATGTAGTTGGGGGTAGCCAAGGTTGGGAACAATCTACAGACCTCAACTCATGGGCATCTGCTCAGAAATTCAAGGTTGGCGATCAACTCG TTTTCAAGTACACTTCGGGGTTGCATAGCGTTGTTGAGTTGCCTAATGAGAGTGCCTTCAAGAACTGTGATCTTGGTAGTGCACTTGACTCTAAGAAGGGAGGAAACGACGCCGTGAAGCTGACCAAGGCTGGTACAAGATATTTTGCTTGTGGTACTTTAGGCCACTGTGACCAAggcatgaagatgaagatcacTACTGTAGCTGCAGGAAGCAATACAGCTACTTCTCCGGCATCATCATCCTCGGACGATGATGATTCCTCCTCTTCAGATGCTTCTACCACTACTACTTCAACTACTTCTGCAGCTTCTGCCACCTTCAATTCTTTCGCTTCATTCGTCGCTATGACTGCAGTATCGGCCCTTGTTCTGGTTTCTGTATTTTGA
- the LOC126799970 gene encoding photosynthetic NDH subunit of subcomplex B 1, chloroplastic, with amino-acid sequence MATTSLLPKSLSPFLTNTQSIHSTHFTKLSFSNPTDHPHCSKRPNLHTIHAKKTNPWLDPFDDGADPEMEYGSLFVDGKQEEDERLPENPDNPYGFLKFPMGYSVEVASLALKVRGDVRRCCCVVSGGVYENLLFFPVVQLLKDRYPGVLVDIVASARGKQAYELNKNVRWADVYDPDEHFPEPADYTDMVGLLKGRYYDMILSTKLAGIGHATFLFMTTARDRVSYIYPNVNAAGAGLFLSETFTPNSMNLSEGGYNMYHQMVDWLARPTKTVPQQPMPPLKVSISKKLKQVVESKYKNAGVNKGKYIVIHGLESDSKASMQSKGDTDSLLPIQVWYAIASGLREFRPLFVIPHEKERENVEEVVGDDANIVFITTPGQLAALINDSAGVITTNTAAIQLANARDKPCVALFGSEEKGKLFVPNAEQKNCVIVSSKTGRLKDIDIEAVKNAVPIFNMSLALV; translated from the exons ATGGCTACGACTTCTCTGCTTCCCAAATCTCTCTCACCCTTCCTCACAAACACACAGTCAATCCACTCAACTCACTTCACCAAGCTCTCATTCTCGAACCCAACAGACCACCCTCATTGTTCCAAAAGACCAAACCTACACACTATTCATGCCAAGAAGACTAACCCCTGGCTCGACCCCTTTGATGATGGAGCAGACCCGGAAATGGAATACGGCTCTCTTTTCGTTGATGGGAAGCAAGAAGAGGATGAGAGACTGCCCGAGAACCCCGATAACCCTTATGGCTTCTTGAAGTTCCCAATGGGGTACAGTGTGGAAGTTGCATCACTGGCGTTGAAAGTGAGGGGTGATGTTAGGAGGTGTTGCTGTGTTGTTTCTGGTGGTGTGTATGAGAACTTGCTCTTTTTTCCAGTTGTTCAGCTCCTTAAGGATCGCTACCCGGGTGTTCTAGTTGATATTGTGGCGTCTGCTAGAGGAAAGCAAGCTTACGAGTTGAATAAGAATGTGAGATGGGCAGATGTTTATGACCCTGATGAGCATTTTCCTGAACCAGCTGATTATACTGACATGGTTGGACTTCTCAAG GGTAGGTACTatgacatgattttatcaacAAAACTAGCTGGGATTGGCCATGCTACTTTCTTGTTCATGACAACAGCCCGGGACAGAGTCAGCTATATTTATCCAAATGTAAATGCTGCAGGTGCTGGATTGTTTCTATCTGAAACATTCACACCGAATAGTATGAATCTCTCTGAAGGTGGATATAACAT GTATCACCAGATGGTTGATTGGTTGGCCCGGCCAACCAAGACTGTGCCACAACAACCTATGCCCCCACTCAAAGTATCAATCTCAAAGAAGCTAAAGCAGGTAGTAGAGTCAAAATATAAGAATGCAGGAGTAAATAAAGGAAAATATATTGTGATTCATGGGTTAGAATCGGATTCGAAAGCCTCAATGCAGTCTAAGGGGGATACTGATAGCTTGCTACCCATCCAAGTGTGGTATGCCATAGCAAGTGGCTTAAG GGAATTCAGGCCACTTTTTGTTATCCCGCATGAGAAAGAAAGGGAAAATGTGGAAGAAGTAGTTGGAGATGATGCCAACATTGTGTTCATAACAACTCCTGGACAG CTTGCTGCTCTTATCAATGATTCAGCTGGTGTTATAACTACAAACACTGCAGCTATCCAACTTGCAAATGCTCGTGATAAACCTTG CGTTGCATTATTTGGCTCCGAAGAGAAAGGAAAACTTTTTGTCCCTAATGCAGAACAGAAAAACTGCGTAATCGTTTCATCCAAGACTGGAAGATTAAAGGATATTGACATTGAAGCTGTAAAAAATGCAGTGCCAATATTCAACATGTCTCTCGCTTTGGTCTAA
- the LOC126801121 gene encoding uridine/cytidine kinase UKL1, chloroplastic isoform X1 — translation MPEETKTTVDYLMERASGPHFSGLRLDGLLSSSPSSSSPSSASADSSNPADSAAPKQPFVIGVSGGTASGKTTVCDMIIQQLHDHRVVLVNQDSFYRGLTPEESERVHEYNFDHPDAFDTEQMLECVQKLKSGQSVHVPIYDFKIHRRSSDSFRQVNASDVIILEGILVFHDQRVRNLMNMKIFVDTDADVRLARRLRRDTVERGRDIDSVLEQYAKFVKPAFDDFVLPSKKYADVIIPRGGDNHVAIDLIVQHIRTKLGQHDLCKIYPNVYVIQSTFQIRGMHTLIRDREISKHDFVFYSDRLIRLVVEHGLGHLPFTEKQVITPPGSVYTGVDFCKKLCGVSIVRSGESMENALRACCKGIKIGKILIHRDGDDGKQLIYEKLPNDISERHVLLLDPVLATGNSANQAIELLIQKGVPESHIIFLNLISAPEGIHCVYKRFPSLKIVTSEIDVALNEEFRVIPGLGEFGDRYFGTDD, via the exons ATGCCGGAGGAGACGAAGACCACCGTTGACTACCTCATGGAGAGAGCTTCCGGCCCCCACTTCTCGGGGCTCCGCCTCGACGGCCTCctatcctcttctccttcttcttcttccccttcATCAGCTTCCGCCGATTCTTCTAACCCCGCCGACTCCGCCGCCCCCAAGCAGCCCTTCGTCATCG GAGTTTCTGGAGGTACGGCTTCGGGTAAGACTACTGTGTGCGACATGATCATACAGCAGCTTCACGATCATCGCGTCGTCCTTGTTAATCAG GACTCGTTTTATCGTGGTTTGACACCTGAGGAGTCTGAGCGAGTGCATGAGTATAATTTTGATCATCCTG aTGCATTCGACACCGAACAGATGTTAGAGTGTGTTCAAAAGCTAAAGAGTGGGCAGTCTGTCCATGTTCCGATATATGATTTTAAGATACATCGACGCAGTTCTGATAGTTTTCGACAG GTGAATGCTTCTGATGTGATAATCTTGGAGGGAATCCTGGTTTTCCATGACCAGCGCGTCCGTAATTTGATGAACATGAAGATTTTTGTCGACACAG ATGCTGATGTGAGACTTGCTCGTAGATTAAGACGAGACACTGTTGAGCGGGGCAGGGACATAGATTCTGTTCTTGAGCAG TATGCCAAGTTTGTCAAACCTGcctttgatgattttgttctTCCCTCAAAGAAGTACGCCGACGTGATCATTCCCCGGGGAGGTGATAACCATGTTGCTATTGATTTGATTGTACAACATATTCGCACAAAGCTTGGTCAGCATGACCTTTGCAAAATATATCCTAATGTGTATGTTATACAGTCCACATTTCAG ATTAGAGGCATGCATACACTGATTCGAGACCGAGAAATATCGAAGCATGATTTTGTATTTTATTCTGATCGCCTTATTCGTCTG GTTGTGGAGCATGGCCTTGGTCATCTACCATTCACAGAGAAACAAGTAATTACTCCACCAG GATCTGTGTATACTGGAGTTGATTTCTGCAAGAAATTATGTGGAGTTTCAATTGTACGAAG TGGTGAGAGCATGGAAAATGCATTACGTGCATGTTGCAAAGGAATAAAAATTGGGAAGATCTTGATCCATCGTGATGGAGATGATGGCAAACAG CTTATATACGAGAAGCTCCCCAATGATATTTCAGAGCGGCATGTCCTGCTTCTAGACCCTGTACTTGCTACAG GTAACTCTGCTAACCAGGCTATTGAACTACTCATACAGAAGGGGGTTCCTGAATCGCATATAATATTCTTAAACCTTATATCT GCTCCTGAGGGAATTCATTGTGTTTACAAACGATTTCCATCATTAAAGATCGTCACTTCAGAGATTGATGTTGCACTCAATGAAGAATTTCGTGTCATACCAGGGTTGGGTGAATTTGGCGATCGTTACTTCGGCACAGATGATTGA